The DNA segment CTTTGCCGCCGAGAAATACGCCGAGGCCAGCGAAGGCGATTTCGCTGAAGGCGAAGGCGCGGCGTGGGCCTTCGGCTGGTTCGGGGAAGCGCTGCCTTCCGAGTCCTATGTCAACCTGATTCCCACCGTCGCCGGCGGCACCCACGAATCCGGCCTGCGCGCCGGAGTGTTCGAGGCGATGAAAACCTTCGTCGAGCACCATGCGCTGCTGCCGCGCGGCATCAAGCTGCAGCAGGAGGATGTCTGCGGGCGCATGGCCTTCGTGCTTTCGGCGCGCCTGCTCGACCCGCAGTTCCAGGGCCAGGTCAAGGAAAAACTCAATTCACGCGAAGCCGTGAAGCTGGTCGCCGGCTGCGTGCGCGACCCATTCGAGATCTGGCTCAACCACAACGTCGACGCCGGCCGCGCGATTGCCGAACTCGCCATCAACCAGGCCCAGGCACGGCAGAAGAATTCGCAGAAGGTCGAGAAGAAGAAGCAGTCCGGCGTCGCCGTGCTGCCGGGCAAGCTCACCGATTGCGAATCCACCGACACTGCCGAGAACGAACTGTTCCTGGTCGAAGGCGATTCGGCCGGCGGTTCGGCCAAGATGGCGCGCAACAAGGAAACGCAGGCCATTCTGCCCTTGCGCGGCAAGGTGCAGAACGCCTGGGAAATCGAGGCCGGCCGCCTGTTCGCCAATGCCGAGATCCACGACGTAGCCGTCGCCTTGGGCATCGACCCGCATGGTCCCGAGGATGGCGTTGATCTGTCCGGACTGCGCTATGGCAAGGTCATCATCATGTCGGATGCCGATGTCGATGGCGCGCACATCCAGACGCTGCTGCTAACTTTGTTTTACCGCCACTTTCCGGCGCTCATCGCGTGCGGCCATGTCTTCGTCGCGCAGCCGCCGCTGTATCGCATCGACGTACCGGCGCAGGGCAAGAAGCGCCCCGCGCGGCGGCTTTATGCGCTCGACGAAGGTGAATTGAACGCCATCCGCGACCGTCTCGAAAAGGAAGGCTTCCGCGCCGATGCGATCGAAGTCGGCCGTTTCAAGGGCCTGGGGGAAATGAACCCGGTGCAATTGCGCGAAACCGCGATGGACCCCGCTACGCGGCGCGTATTGCCGGTGGCCGAACGATCCGGTGCGCGCGACGAGACATTGAAACTGTTCACGCTCTTGATGGGCAAGGGCGAAGCTTCGTCGCGCCGCGCCTGGATGGAAGCCAAGGGCCACACCGTGGATGCGGATATATGACTTCTGATACCCCCGACCTCTTCGACAGCCTGCCTCCCCAGCCACCGGTGCTACCGGCAACGATGGACGATGGCGTGTTACCGCTCGACAGCTACGCCGAGCAGGCTTATCTCGCCTATGCCATGAGCGTGGTGCGCTCACGCGCGCTGCCGCAGGTCGAAGACGGCATGAAGCCGGTGCAGCGCCGCATCCTCTACGCCATGCACGAGATGCGGCTGGCCGCCTCCGCCAAGCATGTGAAAAGCGCGCGCGTGGTCGGCGACGTGATCGGCAAGTATCACCCGCACGGCGACACCAGCGTCTATGACGCCATGGTACGCGTGGCGCAGGACTTCAGTTTGCGCTATCCGCTGGTCGACGGCCAGGGCAATTTCGGTTCGCGCGACGGCGACGGCGCGGCGGCGATGCGCTATACCGAATGCCGGCTGACACCGATCGCCGAACTGCTGCTGGCGGAGATCGACCGCGGCACGGTCGATTTTGCGCCCAACTACGACGGCGCCTTCAAGGAACCGACGCTGCTGCCGGCACGCCTGCCCTTCGTGTTGATGAACGGCGCTTCGGGGATTGCCGTTGGCATGGCGACCGAAATTCCGCCGCACAATCTGCGCGAAGTGGCCGAGGCGGCGAAGCTGCTGATCAGGAAACCGGAGGCCGCGCTGGAAGAGGTATTGACGGTACTGCCCGGACCGGATTTTCCCGGTGGCGGACAACTGATTTCCACGCCGGGAGATATCCGCGAAGCCTATGCCGGCGGTCGCGGCTCGCTGCGCATGCGCGCACGCTGGAAGGTCGAGGATCTGGCACGCGGCCAATGGCGCATCGTCATCAATGAACTGCCGCATGGCATATCAACCGCACAGGTGCTGTCGGAAATCGAGGGATTAACCAATCCGCAACCGCGCCTCGGCAAGAAGGAAGTCTCGCAGGAACAGAAGAACCTCAAGCAGCTCGTGCTCGGCGTGCTCGAATCGGTACGCGACGAATCGAGCGACAAGGCAGCGGTACGCATCGTGCTGGAGCCGCGCAGTTCGAAGATTTCGCAGGACGAATTTATGGCCGTGCTGCTGGCCCACACCAGCCTCGAAGCCGGCGTTTCGCTCAACCTGACCATGATCGGCCGCGATGGCCGGCCGCAGCAGAAGGATCTGCTGAAGATATTGCACGAATGGATCGACTTCCGCTTCGTCACCGTCGAGCGACGTACGCAGCATCGTCTGGGCGAGGTCGAACGCCGCATCCATATCCTCGAAGGACGCATGACGGCCTTCCTCAAGATCGACGAAGTGATCAAGGTGATCCGCAATTCCGACGAACCCAAGCTCGACCTGATCTGGAAATTTCACCTCACCGAGGTTCAGGCCGAGGACATCCTCGAAATCCGCCTGCGCCAATTGGCGCGACTCGAAGGCATCAAGATCGAAGGCGAACTCAACGAACTGCGCGAGGAAGAAGGCCAGCTCAGGCTGCTGCTGGAAAGCCGCAAGGAACTGACCAAACAGATCCTCAAGGAAATCAGCGAGGATGCCAAACAATTCGGCGACGAGCGCCGCACGCTGCTCGAAACCGTCGCCCCGGTGACGATTGCCGAAGTCGCCATCCCGGATGAACCGGTGACCGTGATCGTATCGAAGAACGGCTGGGTGCGTTCGCGCCAGGGCCATGGCATCGATCCCAACAGCATCAGCTACAAGAGCGGCGACTACCCCTTCTTCGTCGCCGAATCGCGCACCGTGCAACCGCTGGTGCTGCTCGACAGCAAGGGCCGCGCCTACAGCCTGCGCGTCGCCGACCTGCCCGGCGGCCGTGGCGACGGCGTGCCGATCACCACGCTGGTCGAATTGCAGGACGGCGCCAAGCTGTCACAGGTCATTGCCGATGTGCCGGAAACCAAATACCTGTTCGCGGGCAGCGGCGGCTACGGCTTCGTCGCTACGGTCGGCGACCTCATCTCGCGGCAGAAAGCCGGCAAGGCTTTCATGTCGCTGGACGACGGCGAGCTACCGCTGAAGCCGGCGAAGGTTGCCGGCGGCACGCTCAACGCCATCACCGCCAACGGCCGCCTGCTGCTGTTCCCACTCGCCGAAATGCCGGAAATGAGCAAGGGCCGCGGTAACAAGATCATCGAACTCGACAAGAAGGACGCGCTGGCGGCAGTGCTGGTGAACTACGGCAACACCCTGACCGTCGAAGGCGCCGGCCGCGGCGGCAAGGAAACGAAGACCCACATCGACGGCGTGGCACTGGATCCCTACCGCGGCAAACGCGCCAACAAGGGCCAGTTCATCGACAGCAAGATCAAGCCGGCGGGGTTGGGATAGGAAATCTGGGGCAGTTCCTGCCGAATTTCATGTTCCGACTGGCCACCGACGAGTATGTCAAATTGATTTCTCAATTTGTAACATCAAAGACGGGGCGCGGTGGACACGGTTGATCGCCGCGCTTCGGTCTGAGATAATGCGCAGGCTCAAACAGCGCGCCTGAGCAATACACTAAGACGCCCGCCCTTCGCTTGAGCCACGATATAGCGTTACCAACTGCTGAAATCCCAAGCCATGTCAAAAACCGTCCGTTCCGTCCTGTATATACGCCTGCCCGTGTGGAAAATCTGGCCCGGTGGCGTGGTGTATCTGTCCGACTTCATCCACAAGCAGCGGCCGGACGTGCGCCAGGAGATTCTTGATCTGGCGCTGATCGAACCCAGCCAGCGTCAAGCCAAGTTGCGCGAGCGCCTGCTGGAACTGCGCCCCGACGTGGTCGCCTTTTCCTGGCGCAATATGCAGACCTTCGGCCCGCATCCGGAAAACGATGCGCTCGATGTGGTCATGGATTTCGAATTTGCCAAAAACCCATTGCGGCGAATCAAGGCGGCCTGGGCTGCGACCCGCATCATCTGGGACTACGCGACGATGCGGCTGCAGAATTTCGCCTATCTCAGGCTGGCGCGGCGTCTGCTGCCCGATGTGCGCCTGATGGTGGGTGGCACCGCAGTATCGATTTTCGGCAAGTACATCGCCCGCAAATGTCCCAACGATACCGTCGTCGTGGTCGGCGAGGGCGAGGAGGCGATGCTCTCGATCGTCGACGGCTTTATCAAACCCGCCGGTCATCACTGGTACAAGGATCGTTCCGGCGCGCTGATCCATAATCCCGCCGAGGAGAACTTCGACCTGGCGAAACTGACCGCGGTCGATTTCCGCTACATCGAATCGATCTTTCCCGGATTCCGCGATTACCTCGGCGAGGTCATCGGCGTGCATACCAAGCGCGGCTGCCCGTTCCAATGTAATTTCTGTCTGTATAACAAGATCGAGGGCGCCCGCCAGCGCTACCGCGACCCGGTGGAAGTGGCCAAGGAAGTGGAGTCGCTGAGCAAGAACTACGGCGTCAAGCACATCTGGTTCACCGATGCCCAGTTCTGTTCGACCAAACGTAGCACGCAGCATGTCGAGCAAGTCCTCGACGAAATGATCGCGCGCCAGGTCAAGGTGCGCTGGACCGGTTACTTGCGCCTCAACCACCTGACGCCCTCCATCGCCGCCAAGATGCTGCAGACCGGGATCGAGAGCATCGATCTGTCCTTCACGGGCACGCAGGATGTGATCGACAGCCTGACACTCGGCTACAACCTGGAACAACAAATGGACGCGTTCCGCATGTTCAAGGATGCCGGCCACACCGACCAGCAGATCAAGCTCTACATGCCCCTCAACGCGCCAGGCGAGACACCGCGGACGCTGCTGGCCACCATCGCCAAGATTCGTGAACTGTATGAGATGTTCGGCCGCGACAACGTCCTGCCCTTCATTTTCTTCATCGGCGTGCAGCCCGGCACGCCAATCGAAAAGCGGCTGATCGCTGAAGGCTATCTGTCGGCCAATTACGATCCGCTCACGCTCAATCCCTTCACCATCAAGAAGCTGCTCTACAATCCGCCGCCGTTGGGCCGAATGATCGGCCGCGCCTATCTTGAAGCCCTCGAAATGCGCGGCGTCGCCGACGATTACATCGGCCGGGCGACGATGGAGATCATTGAACGCAAGCTCAGCAACAGCACACCGGGAAGCGATACTCCTGCGCCGGTTATTGCGAGAACGGGCGCATTCATGGAAGCCGAGGGCAGTTAGTCAGTGTAGCCGCGGGCAGTCAAGTTGGTGGATCGTGGCGCGCGGCGTTTGCCAGAACCCTGGTCTTGAGCTCTGCCAACAAATTGACAAGTTCTGATTGCGTCTGTTCAAAGACGTCCAGATCGGCGCTGTTCCCTCCCCGACCGGCCAGCATTTCTGTGCAGATTGCCCGAATGGCGTCATGCATGTTTTGATGTACGATATCGAGCCTTTGCATCTTTTGCGCATCGAGTTTCTCTAAATTCCGCTTGTTCAACGCAAACCAGCGACCGAAGCGGCATAGAGAGTGAGCCAAGGGATCGAGCACATCGTCGCTGGGCGGGGTGCCCAGCACGGCACATCGCAAAACACGGCGCACCCAACCCATGTGGGCCTCGACTGCGGCATCAAGTTCATTGATGAAATGGCTTGCTTCTCCAGAATGTTTGGGCATTGCTTCAGGCCACTGTCGCCTGTCGGTTTATAGTTTGAAAATATTTAAAGCTTACGCCAACTGCGCTTTTCATGACATACCCCCCCCCCGCAAATACCTGGCGGAATCCTTGAAAATAAGGCCTTTCGGCCCCATAATTGTTTTATGGTTGTAATTCCGGCAATCTGGAGGCGTCTTGGACGCGGGTTCGATTCCCGCCACCTCCACCTAAGCGTATCGGAGTGCTCTTAGGTGGGGGTGTACTGGTTTCGACAGGGCGGGCAAAGGTGAGCAGGCAACTCGTCAGGCGATCGACGTTAATGAAGCAAATCTCTAAACGCCAACGATGAGCGTTTCGCACTGGCCGCTTAAGGCCTATGCCGAGGCTGCTTGAGCCTTGTAACCAAAGAAAAGCCGGTGGGGACTTCGGTCCCCATCGTCATTGGCGCGCCACTAAGCTGTCGCCTACGCGTGGTCACGGCCCATCAATCAGCACGAGCACATCGGCCGGATGGTCGATGATGGTGTCGGCGCCCCACTCCTTGATCGGTACCCCGTTCAAATAGCCCCAGGCTGCAATCACGGTATGCATACCTGCGGCCCGACCCGCTTGCACGTCGCGCTCATCATCGCCGACATACATTACATTGCGGGGCCGCACCCTGGCGATCTCGCAGGCCATCAATAATGGCGCAGGATCCGGTTTGGGTTTGGCTGCGCTGTCACCGGAAACGATGCAGGCGGCACGGTCATGCAGGCCGAGGCATTTGAGCAGAGGCCGCGTGTAACGCTCGATCTTGTTGGTGACGACACCCCAGCGGATCCCGCGCCGGTCAAGTTCGGCAAGAAGTTCG comes from the Georgfuchsia toluolica genome and includes:
- the gph gene encoding phosphoglycolate phosphatase (PGP is an essential enzyme in the glycolate salvage pathway in higher organisms (photorespiration in plants). Phosphoglycolate results from the oxidase activity of RubisCO in the Calvin cycle when concentrations of carbon dioxide are low relative to oxygen. This enzyme is a member of the Haloacid Dehalogenase (HAD) superfamily of aspartate-nucleophile hydrolase enzymes (PF00702).) → MAIEAILFDLDGTLADSAPDLGAALNRLREEAGLPPFPLDILRPYASAGARGLIGAGFGLAPDHALYPDLQRRFLAHYASRICVDTRLFPGVVELLAELDRRGIRWGVVTNKIERYTRPLLKCLGLHDRAACIVSGDSAAKPKPDPAPLLMACEIARVRPRNVMYVGDDERDVQAGRAAGMHTVIAAWGYLNGVPIKEWGADTIIDHPADVLVLIDGP
- the parC gene encoding DNA topoisomerase IV subunit A, yielding MTSDTPDLFDSLPPQPPVLPATMDDGVLPLDSYAEQAYLAYAMSVVRSRALPQVEDGMKPVQRRILYAMHEMRLAASAKHVKSARVVGDVIGKYHPHGDTSVYDAMVRVAQDFSLRYPLVDGQGNFGSRDGDGAAAMRYTECRLTPIAELLLAEIDRGTVDFAPNYDGAFKEPTLLPARLPFVLMNGASGIAVGMATEIPPHNLREVAEAAKLLIRKPEAALEEVLTVLPGPDFPGGGQLISTPGDIREAYAGGRGSLRMRARWKVEDLARGQWRIVINELPHGISTAQVLSEIEGLTNPQPRLGKKEVSQEQKNLKQLVLGVLESVRDESSDKAAVRIVLEPRSSKISQDEFMAVLLAHTSLEAGVSLNLTMIGRDGRPQQKDLLKILHEWIDFRFVTVERRTQHRLGEVERRIHILEGRMTAFLKIDEVIKVIRNSDEPKLDLIWKFHLTEVQAEDILEIRLRQLARLEGIKIEGELNELREEEGQLRLLLESRKELTKQILKEISEDAKQFGDERRTLLETVAPVTIAEVAIPDEPVTVIVSKNGWVRSRQGHGIDPNSISYKSGDYPFFVAESRTVQPLVLLDSKGRAYSLRVADLPGGRGDGVPITTLVELQDGAKLSQVIADVPETKYLFAGSGGYGFVATVGDLISRQKAGKAFMSLDDGELPLKPAKVAGGTLNAITANGRLLLFPLAEMPEMSKGRGNKIIELDKKDALAAVLVNYGNTLTVEGAGRGGKETKTHIDGVALDPYRGKRANKGQFIDSKIKPAGLG
- a CDS encoding CZB domain-containing protein, which translates into the protein MGWVRRVLRCAVLGTPPSDDVLDPLAHSLCRFGRWFALNKRNLEKLDAQKMQRLDIVHQNMHDAIRAICTEMLAGRGGNSADLDVFEQTQSELVNLLAELKTRVLANAARHDPPT
- a CDS encoding B12-binding domain-containing radical SAM protein, translating into MSKTVRSVLYIRLPVWKIWPGGVVYLSDFIHKQRPDVRQEILDLALIEPSQRQAKLRERLLELRPDVVAFSWRNMQTFGPHPENDALDVVMDFEFAKNPLRRIKAAWAATRIIWDYATMRLQNFAYLRLARRLLPDVRLMVGGTAVSIFGKYIARKCPNDTVVVVGEGEEAMLSIVDGFIKPAGHHWYKDRSGALIHNPAEENFDLAKLTAVDFRYIESIFPGFRDYLGEVIGVHTKRGCPFQCNFCLYNKIEGARQRYRDPVEVAKEVESLSKNYGVKHIWFTDAQFCSTKRSTQHVEQVLDEMIARQVKVRWTGYLRLNHLTPSIAAKMLQTGIESIDLSFTGTQDVIDSLTLGYNLEQQMDAFRMFKDAGHTDQQIKLYMPLNAPGETPRTLLATIAKIRELYEMFGRDNVLPFIFFIGVQPGTPIEKRLIAEGYLSANYDPLTLNPFTIKKLLYNPPPLGRMIGRAYLEALEMRGVADDYIGRATMEIIERKLSNSTPGSDTPAPVIARTGAFMEAEGS
- a CDS encoding DNA topoisomerase IV subunit B, producing MSKQQYDESSFRVLKGLEPVRERPGMYTRTDSPAHIIHEVIDNAADEALAGYAKNIHVLLHTDGSVTVSDDGRGIPVGLHAEEKIPVVVLAFTRLHAGGKFDKRTGNSAYAFSGGLHGVGVAVTNALSTRVTVEVRREGKVHGVEFTDGGEHVGKLEQIGTCGKETGTRVRAWPDPKYFDSPKVPLAEIERLLRSKAVLLPGVKVALDIEQTDGSCLSKTWTYPDGLTGYLREMAGDLEALAPIFAAEKYAEASEGDFAEGEGAAWAFGWFGEALPSESYVNLIPTVAGGTHESGLRAGVFEAMKTFVEHHALLPRGIKLQQEDVCGRMAFVLSARLLDPQFQGQVKEKLNSREAVKLVAGCVRDPFEIWLNHNVDAGRAIAELAINQAQARQKNSQKVEKKKQSGVAVLPGKLTDCESTDTAENELFLVEGDSAGGSAKMARNKETQAILPLRGKVQNAWEIEAGRLFANAEIHDVAVALGIDPHGPEDGVDLSGLRYGKVIIMSDADVDGAHIQTLLLTLFYRHFPALIACGHVFVAQPPLYRIDVPAQGKKRPARRLYALDEGELNAIRDRLEKEGFRADAIEVGRFKGLGEMNPVQLRETAMDPATRRVLPVAERSGARDETLKLFTLLMGKGEASSRRAWMEAKGHTVDADI